One Candidatus Zixiibacteriota bacterium genomic region harbors:
- a CDS encoding M48 family metallopeptidase — MVESVVINIEGVGSVLFELNKQAKCIQIIDTPSKGICVEVPPGVSFNEAIEFARSEIGRAHKPVPPDNQDKCDNKNIIDKSDNDSTVVDIPGIGEVLFERKEKIRRIKIYATSSGSIQVAVPHKASFKEAEEYVLSSISLIKKQLLKMKYIEPDYKPEPTANSKIKNIPEIGPVQFIRSEKAARMVISVKPFEGVCITVPKGTSFRNAKKLIISKIDWIKKCQAKVKLIEHRKTNMSRKIAKIDIPAAKERLFNRLKKLAKKHGFNYNNAAIRNQKTRWGSCSSKNNINLNISLVLLPPKLVDYVILHELVHTRIKNHSKEFWSELDKYVGGSLALRAEMKNYSPGKI, encoded by the coding sequence ATGGTAGAATCGGTTGTAATAAATATTGAGGGAGTCGGTTCTGTTCTGTTTGAACTGAACAAACAAGCGAAATGTATTCAGATTATTGATACACCCTCAAAAGGAATATGCGTTGAAGTGCCTCCGGGGGTATCATTCAATGAGGCGATTGAATTTGCCCGCTCTGAAATTGGGCGCGCACATAAACCTGTTCCTCCCGATAATCAGGACAAATGCGACAATAAAAATATCATAGATAAATCAGACAACGATTCAACCGTTGTTGATATTCCCGGAATTGGGGAAGTATTATTTGAGCGCAAAGAAAAAATACGGCGCATAAAGATTTACGCAACATCGTCCGGGAGCATACAAGTCGCAGTGCCTCACAAAGCATCTTTTAAGGAGGCTGAAGAATATGTTTTATCAAGTATAAGCTTGATAAAAAAACAGCTTCTTAAAATGAAATACATTGAGCCTGATTATAAACCCGAACCAACAGCGAATTCCAAAATAAAAAATATCCCGGAAATTGGGCCTGTGCAATTTATTAGAAGCGAGAAGGCGGCGCGCATGGTTATTTCGGTGAAGCCATTCGAGGGGGTATGTATAACGGTACCAAAGGGAACATCTTTTAGGAATGCTAAGAAGCTGATTATTTCTAAAATAGACTGGATAAAAAAGTGCCAAGCTAAAGTAAAACTAATTGAGCATAGAAAAACGAACATGTCTCGCAAAATCGCCAAGATAGACATCCCTGCCGCCAAAGAAAGATTATTCAACAGGCTGAAAAAATTAGCGAAGAAGCATGGCTTTAATTATAACAATGCCGCTATTCGCAATCAAAAAACTCGTTGGGGAAGTTGTTCATCAAAAAATAATATCAATTTGAATATCTCGCTGGTTTTATTGCCCCCGAAATTAGTAGATTACGTAATCCTTCATGAGCTTGTTCATACTCGAATAAAAAACCACAGCAAAGAATTTTGGTCTGAATTGGATAAATATGTTGGAGGCTCTTTAGCCCTTCGGGCAGAAATGAAAAATTATAGTCCGGGAAAGATTTAG